In Streptomyces sp. NBC_01426, one genomic interval encodes:
- a CDS encoding thioredoxin family protein codes for MARLVHQPREDQEFDFILGMAPGAVLGYFVGTWPKAVEACRAMDVLVGEVAQEYGTRLTVVRTDITRCPEATKRHEVTGAPTIVLVRDGLAVASHSGPMAREELKAFLDAHV; via the coding sequence ATGGCACGTCTGGTACATCAGCCACGCGAGGACCAGGAGTTCGACTTCATCCTGGGCATGGCCCCCGGAGCGGTCCTCGGCTACTTCGTCGGCACCTGGCCCAAGGCCGTCGAGGCCTGCCGGGCGATGGACGTGCTGGTCGGCGAGGTGGCGCAGGAGTACGGGACGCGGCTGACCGTCGTGCGGACCGACATCACCCGCTGCCCCGAGGCCACGAAGCGCCACGAGGTCACCGGCGCCCCCACCATCGTCCTCGTGCGGGACGGCCTGGCGGTGGCGAGTCACTCCGGGCCGATGGCGCGCGAGGAGCTCAAGGCCTTCCTGGACGCCCACGTCTGA